One region of Phycisphaerales bacterium genomic DNA includes:
- a CDS encoding galactose oxidase early set domain-containing protein — MAAGDTGSSNPGVPHTLGVVKWSDLYEVGAGVSWRRVADMNWFRECHAVTLLIPDGLVITTGGTRIKFQVGPTGADIEGFVPPYLFRRVRPQITSISATRLERGRGVTINIAPATTLTSAALVSTGAHTHWVDTGTQRRVVLPVTQNGTTAEIDTPHEPNLVPAGYYMLFAMVDDIPSVRRRPTGAIQETQVGLPDGFPH, encoded by the coding sequence GTGGCGGCTGGCGACACCGGCAGCTCGAACCCCGGCGTGCCCCACACCCTGGGCGTGGTGAAGTGGAGCGACCTGTACGAGGTCGGAGCTGGCGTCAGCTGGCGGCGGGTGGCCGACATGAACTGGTTCCGTGAGTGTCACGCCGTCACGCTGCTGATCCCCGACGGGCTGGTGATCACCACGGGAGGGACCCGGATCAAGTTCCAAGTGGGGCCAACCGGCGCCGACATCGAGGGCTTCGTGCCGCCCTACCTCTTCCGAAGGGTCCGGCCTCAGATCACCTCGATCTCGGCGACGCGCCTGGAGCGTGGGCGCGGGGTCACCATAAACATCGCGCCCGCAACCACCCTCACCAGCGCCGCGCTCGTTAGCACCGGCGCCCACACCCACTGGGTCGATACAGGCACTCAGCGGCGGGTGGTCCTCCCGGTAACCCAGAACGGAACCACGGCTGAAATCGACACCCCACACGAGCCCAACCTCGTCCCGGCGGGGTACTACATGCTGTTCGCCATGGTGGACGACATCCCATCGGTTAGACGCCGCCCGACGGGTGCTATCCAAGAGACTCAGGTCGGACTACCCGATGGCTTTCCGCACTGA
- a CDS encoding serine/threonine-protein kinase: MTPAESRVADAFDRLRACGPHDRERLLRADHTLTDVDRDQVRDLLAHDSPTDIFLGQPIQRVAGGLVEPLIDGPTPATIGRYRILRPIARGSFGSVFLARQSNPERDVAIKLLPPGADDAARRRFEFEAAALARLNHPNVTAVLELAYESGRPYIVMEYVDGVALDAFVAKHALSPSARIALLRQVCDGVAHIHQRGVLHRDLAPKNILVTGAGVPKIVDFGLACDAAAELRGDQRLTLPGSIIGTLRYISPEQLVGRAEDVDERSDTYALGVLAFELLLGDHPYLAAGASLADAVNQLQSAPLRLPHTKGASFGRELHAVLAKAVERNPAQRYSGPGALAEDLRRLVEQLPVTAVRAGTLYRARKLYARKRGVVWAMGIGLVLVSASIVNAAVSLRREVRNRDAALHALDAVVTRLLSPLGPRIGTLEERERLLAAIEADVIAMKPQTSRDPRVVKVYAGLRTAQSDIYRDRARNDLALIAIAEGVSAWETLYDLSEHDPAIGHEYSIAIVKHGDALDRSRRPHRAVSEYRRALAIDEALAARAPDDLRLLSNLFWSQVRVAAHSDKNLPQTAASYEAARSTADRMMAIAPDDWRSLDAHVRACIDRARAAGMGSAESVTALVSGEKAAARLIELDPASTVHHSVYLRILSRLLAARGPHTESIDLEPYVKRALEIERTLAANTGQTRYEDPDLIEFYNHLSSHSFEGGRFADAVAQIDKVLTYTARRMAGGNGIPSDAVLQASLLCGRRLAALRALEEPDAVKQTVAALDALQAELTRRFPASTERSDAASELVAYRATLLEQQATAAR; the protein is encoded by the coding sequence GTGACCCCGGCCGAGTCCCGAGTCGCCGACGCTTTCGACCGCCTCCGCGCGTGCGGGCCGCATGATCGCGAGCGGCTGCTCCGCGCTGATCACACGCTCACCGACGTCGACCGCGATCAGGTCCGCGACCTCCTCGCACACGACAGCCCGACCGACATCTTTCTGGGCCAGCCCATCCAGCGCGTGGCCGGAGGCCTCGTCGAGCCGCTCATCGACGGCCCGACGCCCGCCACAATCGGCCGGTACCGCATCCTCCGCCCTATCGCCCGCGGCAGTTTCGGCTCGGTCTTCCTCGCCCGCCAGTCCAACCCCGAGCGCGATGTCGCGATCAAGCTCCTCCCGCCGGGCGCGGACGATGCCGCACGCCGCCGCTTCGAGTTTGAGGCCGCGGCCCTCGCACGCCTCAATCACCCGAACGTCACCGCCGTGCTGGAGCTCGCCTACGAGTCCGGCCGGCCTTACATCGTGATGGAGTACGTGGACGGCGTCGCGCTCGACGCGTTCGTCGCCAAGCATGCGCTCTCGCCCTCTGCCCGCATCGCGCTCCTCCGTCAGGTGTGCGACGGCGTGGCCCACATCCACCAGCGCGGCGTGCTCCACCGGGACCTTGCGCCCAAGAACATCCTCGTCACGGGCGCGGGCGTGCCGAAGATCGTGGACTTCGGCCTTGCCTGCGACGCCGCCGCCGAGCTTCGGGGTGACCAGCGTCTGACGCTCCCGGGCAGCATCATCGGCACACTCCGCTATATCAGCCCCGAGCAGCTGGTGGGTCGCGCCGAAGACGTCGACGAGCGGTCGGACACTTACGCGCTGGGCGTCCTGGCGTTCGAGCTGCTTTTGGGTGATCACCCGTACCTGGCGGCGGGCGCGAGCCTTGCTGACGCGGTCAACCAGCTTCAGAGCGCGCCCTTGAGGCTCCCGCACACGAAGGGTGCTTCGTTCGGGCGAGAGCTCCACGCGGTGCTCGCGAAGGCGGTTGAACGCAATCCAGCGCAGCGCTACAGCGGGCCTGGCGCGCTCGCCGAGGACCTTCGCCGCCTGGTCGAGCAGTTGCCCGTAACCGCGGTGCGTGCCGGCACGCTCTACCGGGCGCGCAAGCTCTATGCCCGCAAGCGGGGCGTCGTCTGGGCGATGGGCATCGGGCTGGTGCTGGTCAGCGCCTCGATCGTCAATGCAGCGGTTTCGCTGCGGCGTGAGGTCCGCAATCGCGACGCCGCCCTGCACGCGTTGGACGCGGTGGTGACGCGCCTGCTCTCACCGCTCGGGCCCCGCATTGGCACGCTGGAGGAGCGCGAACGTCTCCTCGCAGCCATTGAGGCTGATGTCATCGCGATGAAGCCGCAGACCTCTCGCGATCCGCGGGTCGTGAAGGTCTACGCCGGGCTGCGCACCGCGCAGTCCGACATCTACCGCGACCGTGCCCGCAACGACCTGGCCCTGATTGCAATCGCGGAGGGGGTCAGCGCCTGGGAGACGCTCTACGACCTCAGCGAGCATGACCCGGCGATCGGGCACGAGTACTCCATCGCGATCGTCAAGCACGGCGATGCGCTCGACCGTTCCCGCAGACCTCACCGAGCGGTCTCCGAATACCGGCGCGCTCTCGCCATTGATGAGGCCCTCGCCGCCCGCGCGCCCGACGACCTGCGCCTCCTCAGCAACCTGTTCTGGAGCCAGGTGCGGGTCGCGGCGCACTCCGACAAGAACTTGCCTCAGACCGCGGCCTCCTACGAGGCCGCCCGCAGCACCGCCGACCGCATGATGGCGATCGCGCCAGACGACTGGCGCTCCCTTGACGCCCACGTCCGCGCCTGCATCGACCGCGCGCGCGCCGCGGGGATGGGGAGCGCTGAGAGCGTGACCGCCCTGGTCAGCGGGGAGAAGGCGGCCGCACGCCTGATCGAGCTCGATCCAGCCTCGACGGTTCACCACAGCGTCTACCTGCGGATCCTCTCGAGGCTGCTTGCCGCCCGCGGGCCCCACACCGAGTCCATCGACCTGGAGCCCTATGTAAAACGCGCTCTGGAAATCGAGCGCACTCTGGCGGCAAACACCGGCCAGACCCGCTACGAAGACCCCGACCTGATCGAGTTCTACAACCACCTCAGCAGCCACTCGTTCGAGGGGGGCAGGTTCGCCGACGCGGTCGCGCAGATCGACAAAGTCCTCACGTACACCGCCCGGCGCATGGCCGGGGGCAACGGCATCCCCAGTGACGCGGTCCTCCAGGCCAGCCTCCTCTGCGGTCGCAGGCTTGCAGCCCTGCGTGCACTTGAGGAGCCCGACGCTGTGAAGCAGACTGTGGCTGCGTTGGATGCACTGCAGGCCGAACTGACACGCCGCTTCCCGGCAAGCACCGAGCGATCCGACGCCGCGTCCGAGCTCGTCGCGTACCGCGCGACCCTGCTTGAGCAGCAGGCCACGGCAGCTCGGTAG
- a CDS encoding ECF-type sigma factor, whose translation MQQPPTQQELEECLSLLRTSPGAIDRVLPLVYGRAREVAQQLLEGDRARQWVQASSLVQRAVIRLIDQKTVNFNDSARVTAVLATIMRRIVVDIARHETAEKRGGNLPRVALHLAAPQAVQTRQVDALELNDALEALAARDPVAARVAEMRLWGGMDLDAAAAALGESPAHTRTVWNRAKAYLARDLTGSPAP comes from the coding sequence ATGCAGCAACCCCCCACGCAGCAAGAACTTGAGGAGTGCCTCTCCCTCCTCCGCACCAGCCCCGGCGCCATCGACCGAGTCCTGCCCCTGGTTTACGGGCGCGCCCGCGAAGTCGCCCAGCAGCTCCTCGAGGGCGACCGCGCCCGCCAGTGGGTCCAGGCCAGCTCCCTCGTCCAGCGGGCCGTCATCCGCCTCATTGACCAGAAAACCGTCAACTTCAACGACTCCGCCCGGGTCACCGCCGTCCTCGCCACCATCATGCGCCGCATCGTCGTCGACATCGCCCGCCACGAGACCGCCGAGAAACGCGGCGGCAACCTGCCCCGTGTCGCCTTGCACCTCGCGGCGCCGCAGGCCGTGCAGACTCGCCAGGTCGACGCGCTCGAGCTCAACGATGCACTGGAGGCCCTCGCCGCCCGCGACCCTGTCGCCGCCCGCGTCGCCGAAATGCGGCTCTGGGGCGGCATGGACCTCGACGCCGCTGCCGCGGCCCTTGGCGAGAGCCCTGCCCACACGCGCACCGTCTGGAACCGCGCCAAGGCCTACCTCGCCCGCGACCTCACCGGGAGCCCCGCCCCGTGA
- a CDS encoding c-type cytochrome encodes MTGLSPNGHARSPRSSPASSVRPQQVMDDPAGFRRLGQCAVIAVAMAAPIIGIGAFVLSAQVREQEQKAAAFVRAAGRWEDMVAAPAGAMLPAEEASRGRALFRAACAACHGVDGSGGLGKNLSQSDFVAGLGDDALREFIRVGRPNAKPLPMPAKGGREDLTDGNIAEIAVYIRGLQDPRRMPVLTEVASAPAAAPSADEKAAALAAAGGDEELAEYIASGRTLYSGSCLACHGPGGSGIKGNGKALAKNSFIGGQDDDALLAFIKKGRDPSDPKNTTGVGMPAKGGNPALSDDDLLDIIAYLRSLQDKQAAAK; translated from the coding sequence ATGACCGGCCTCAGCCCCAACGGCCACGCTCGATCGCCCCGCTCGTCCCCGGCTTCTTCTGTTCGGCCGCAGCAGGTCATGGACGATCCGGCGGGGTTCAGGCGTCTGGGGCAGTGTGCCGTCATAGCAGTGGCGATGGCGGCTCCGATCATTGGGATCGGGGCGTTCGTGCTGTCGGCGCAGGTGCGGGAGCAGGAGCAGAAGGCCGCGGCATTCGTGAGGGCGGCGGGCCGGTGGGAAGACATGGTTGCGGCGCCCGCCGGGGCCATGCTGCCGGCGGAAGAGGCGAGCCGCGGGCGGGCGCTGTTCCGGGCCGCGTGCGCGGCGTGCCACGGCGTGGATGGCAGCGGGGGTCTGGGGAAGAACCTGAGCCAGAGCGACTTCGTCGCGGGGCTGGGTGATGATGCTCTGCGTGAGTTCATCCGCGTAGGGCGGCCGAACGCCAAGCCGCTGCCCATGCCCGCCAAGGGCGGGCGGGAGGACCTGACGGACGGGAACATCGCGGAGATCGCGGTGTACATCCGCGGGCTGCAGGACCCACGGCGGATGCCTGTGCTGACGGAAGTGGCGAGCGCGCCGGCGGCGGCGCCGAGCGCGGACGAGAAGGCCGCGGCATTGGCGGCAGCGGGCGGGGACGAGGAACTGGCGGAGTACATCGCGAGCGGGCGCACGCTGTACAGCGGCTCGTGCCTGGCGTGCCACGGGCCGGGCGGCAGCGGCATCAAGGGCAACGGCAAGGCGCTGGCAAAGAACAGCTTCATCGGCGGCCAGGACGACGACGCGCTGCTGGCGTTCATCAAGAAGGGGCGCGACCCGAGCGACCCGAAGAACACGACGGGCGTGGGCATGCCGGCCAAGGGCGGGAACCCGGCGCTGAGTGACGACGACCTGCTGGACATCATCGCGTACCTCCGCAGCCTGCAGGACAAGCAGGCCGCGGCGAAGTGA
- the nosZ gene encoding Sec-dependent nitrous-oxide reductase, translated as MLGANTRRAGFAAILTILCAGTVLEMTTAPAAAQQEGRRRRRSQQEEAKPIELTADQVAQLTKVANERKLNLDDLLAAAKTYMPSGRHDEYVLFSSGGQSGQVFAIGVPSMRLLRSISVFTPESWQGYGFAGEKDQVIEQLKINGKPVLWGDTHHPGLSETGGEYDGQFLFIGDKANARLAVIDLRDWETKQIVKNPLTVSDHGASFVTPNTEYVVEGGQYATVLGYGYAPIDEYKKSYRGMVTFWKFDRAKGRVDEANSFALELPPYWQDLADAGKNASDGYVFINSFNAEMAVGGVEKGNPPFEAGASKRDMDYLHIIDWRKAEAAFKGGKAKKINGFPVLMIDTCVAEGILHFAPEPKSPHGVDVTPDGNFMIVAGKLDPHVTVYSIDRIKAAIAGKKFSTKDEYGVPVLDFDAVKEAQVELGLGPLHTQFDNKGYAYTSLFLDSAVARWSLGGSYDALNPEQPWKLVAKTPVQYNIGHLCAAEGDTVSPDGNFLISMSKWSVDRFLPTGPLLPQNFQLLDIAAPGTVMPVLFDMPVGVGEPHYCQMIKADKLKTWSVYPEVGWNPHTQALDPRAPKVGQEGVIRNGTQVTVNMTAIRSHFTPEHVEVNEGDTVTWRIVAAETTKDATHGFCIGGYNINLSLEPGEFTEVVFTADRPGTYPFYCTEFCSALHLEMMGYLHIKPKSAGGTPTASAAAPTEK; from the coding sequence ATGCTTGGGGCCAATACACGACGTGCCGGATTCGCGGCGATCCTGACCATCCTGTGCGCGGGCACGGTGCTGGAGATGACTACGGCACCCGCGGCCGCGCAGCAGGAGGGGCGGCGTCGCCGGCGCTCGCAGCAGGAGGAGGCCAAGCCCATCGAGCTCACCGCCGACCAGGTGGCGCAGCTGACGAAGGTGGCTAACGAGCGGAAGCTGAACCTGGACGACCTGCTGGCGGCGGCCAAGACGTACATGCCCAGCGGGCGGCACGACGAGTACGTGCTGTTCTCCTCGGGCGGGCAGAGCGGGCAGGTGTTCGCGATCGGGGTGCCGAGCATGCGGCTGCTGCGGTCGATCTCGGTGTTCACGCCCGAGTCGTGGCAGGGGTACGGCTTCGCGGGGGAGAAGGACCAAGTCATCGAGCAGCTGAAGATCAACGGCAAGCCGGTGCTGTGGGGCGACACGCACCACCCCGGGCTGTCGGAAACGGGCGGCGAGTACGACGGGCAGTTCCTGTTCATCGGCGACAAGGCCAACGCGCGGCTGGCGGTGATCGACCTGCGGGACTGGGAGACCAAGCAGATCGTCAAGAACCCGCTGACGGTGAGCGATCACGGGGCGTCGTTCGTGACGCCCAACACCGAGTACGTGGTCGAGGGCGGGCAGTACGCGACGGTGCTGGGCTACGGCTACGCGCCAATCGATGAGTACAAGAAGTCCTACCGCGGGATGGTGACGTTCTGGAAGTTCGACCGCGCCAAGGGGCGGGTGGACGAGGCGAACTCGTTCGCGCTCGAGCTGCCGCCCTACTGGCAGGACCTGGCGGACGCCGGCAAGAACGCGAGCGACGGCTACGTGTTCATCAACTCGTTCAACGCCGAGATGGCGGTGGGCGGGGTGGAGAAGGGGAACCCGCCCTTTGAGGCGGGGGCCAGCAAGCGGGACATGGACTACCTGCACATCATCGACTGGAGGAAGGCGGAGGCCGCTTTCAAGGGGGGCAAGGCGAAGAAGATCAACGGCTTCCCGGTGCTGATGATCGACACGTGCGTGGCGGAGGGGATCCTGCACTTCGCGCCCGAGCCCAAGAGCCCCCACGGCGTGGACGTGACGCCCGACGGCAACTTCATGATTGTGGCAGGGAAGCTCGACCCGCACGTGACGGTGTACTCGATCGACCGGATCAAGGCTGCGATCGCGGGCAAGAAGTTCTCGACCAAGGACGAGTACGGCGTGCCGGTGCTGGACTTCGACGCCGTGAAGGAGGCGCAGGTCGAGCTGGGCCTGGGGCCGCTGCACACGCAGTTTGACAACAAGGGGTACGCGTACACATCGCTGTTCCTGGACTCGGCGGTGGCGCGGTGGAGCCTGGGCGGGAGCTACGACGCCCTCAACCCCGAGCAGCCGTGGAAGCTCGTGGCCAAGACGCCGGTGCAGTACAACATTGGTCACCTGTGCGCCGCCGAGGGTGACACGGTGAGCCCCGACGGCAACTTCCTGATCTCGATGAGCAAGTGGTCGGTGGACCGCTTCCTGCCGACGGGCCCACTGCTGCCGCAGAACTTCCAGCTGCTGGACATCGCGGCCCCGGGCACGGTGATGCCGGTGCTGTTCGACATGCCCGTCGGCGTGGGGGAGCCGCACTACTGCCAGATGATCAAGGCGGACAAGCTCAAGACGTGGAGCGTCTACCCCGAGGTGGGCTGGAACCCGCACACGCAGGCGCTGGACCCGCGGGCGCCGAAGGTCGGGCAGGAGGGCGTCATCCGCAACGGCACGCAGGTGACGGTGAACATGACGGCCATCCGCAGCCACTTCACGCCCGAGCACGTGGAGGTGAACGAAGGCGACACGGTGACGTGGCGGATCGTGGCGGCGGAGACCACCAAGGACGCGACGCACGGATTCTGCATCGGCGGGTACAACATCAACCTGTCGCTGGAGCCGGGTGAGTTCACCGAGGTCGTGTTCACCGCCGACAGGCCGGGCACGTACCCCTTCTACTGCACCGAGTTCTGCTCGGCCCTGCACCTGGAGATGATGGGCTACCTGCACATCAAGCCGAAGAGCGCGGGCGGGACCCCCACCGCTTCCGCGGCCGCCCCGACTGAGAAGTAA
- a CDS encoding nitrous oxide reductase family maturation protein NosD: MKTLIAMLVVCAGAALGTGDGGETRESARGVHAEPASHAAPSTGERELGVIGRMIDAAAAGATLEVPAGVYTERLRIGKPLTLVAQGRVVIDGGGSGDIVEITAPDVTLRGFTVRNTGTDLDKENAAIRSTGARTVLEDNTLEDILFGIDLREAPDSVVRGNRIGGKDLGIARRGDGLKLWRADRSVVENNTIHDGRDAILWYSKGIVVRGNVAEDCRYGLHLMFSDEVTIEDNRFSRNSVGVYLMYSAGVTIRRNQLIANRGPSGYGLGLKETDRFSVTDNLITANRSGVYIDGSPFTSARPGEFTRNTIAYNDVGFTFLPSAKGNELTANNFIDNIDQIAVAGRGDLSANAFWKGDVGNFWSDYTGYDQDRDGVGDFVHESQTLFENMMDKEPKLRLFLFSPAQQAIEFVGRTLPAVRPEPKFCDEVPLMRPVEMHMAVAPARGSLAGLGVTGGAMLALGGGLITVAGRGYVAGGGKR; this comes from the coding sequence GTGAAGACGCTCATCGCCATGCTCGTTGTGTGCGCAGGCGCGGCCCTGGGGACGGGTGACGGCGGGGAGACGCGGGAGTCCGCGCGGGGAGTGCACGCGGAGCCGGCCTCTCATGCGGCTCCGTCGACTGGAGAGCGCGAGCTGGGCGTGATCGGGCGGATGATCGACGCGGCGGCGGCGGGCGCCACGCTGGAGGTGCCGGCGGGTGTGTACACGGAGCGCCTGCGGATCGGCAAGCCGCTGACGCTGGTGGCGCAGGGTCGGGTGGTGATCGACGGCGGCGGGAGCGGGGACATCGTTGAGATCACGGCTCCTGATGTGACGCTGCGCGGGTTCACGGTGCGGAACACGGGCACGGACCTGGACAAGGAGAACGCGGCGATCCGGTCAACCGGCGCCCGCACGGTGCTGGAGGACAACACGCTCGAGGACATCCTGTTCGGGATCGACCTGCGGGAGGCGCCGGACAGCGTGGTGCGGGGGAATCGGATCGGGGGCAAGGACCTGGGCATCGCGCGGCGGGGCGACGGGCTGAAGCTGTGGCGGGCGGACCGGTCGGTCGTCGAGAACAACACGATCCACGACGGGCGGGACGCGATCCTGTGGTACTCCAAGGGGATCGTGGTGCGCGGGAACGTGGCGGAGGACTGCCGCTACGGGCTGCACCTGATGTTCAGCGACGAGGTGACGATCGAGGACAACCGGTTCAGCCGCAACTCGGTAGGCGTGTACCTGATGTACAGCGCGGGAGTGACGATCCGGCGGAACCAGTTGATCGCAAACCGGGGGCCGAGCGGCTACGGGCTGGGGCTTAAGGAGACGGACCGGTTCAGTGTGACGGACAACCTGATCACGGCGAACCGGTCGGGCGTGTACATCGACGGCTCGCCCTTCACGAGCGCACGGCCGGGCGAGTTCACGCGGAACACCATCGCATACAACGACGTGGGCTTCACGTTCCTGCCCTCGGCCAAAGGTAACGAGCTGACGGCGAACAACTTCATCGACAACATCGACCAGATCGCGGTTGCGGGGCGGGGCGACCTGTCGGCGAACGCGTTCTGGAAGGGCGATGTCGGCAACTTCTGGTCGGACTACACGGGGTACGACCAGGACCGGGACGGCGTGGGCGACTTCGTGCACGAGTCGCAGACGCTGTTCGAGAACATGATGGACAAAGAGCCCAAGCTGCGGCTGTTCCTGTTCAGCCCGGCGCAGCAGGCGATCGAGTTCGTGGGGCGGACGCTGCCCGCGGTGCGGCCCGAGCCCAAGTTCTGCGATGAGGTGCCGCTGATGCGGCCGGTGGAGATGCACATGGCGGTGGCGCCCGCACGGGGCTCGCTGGCGGGCCTGGGTGTGACCGGGGGCGCGATGCTGGCCCTGGGGGGCGGGCTGATCACCGTCGCTGGGCGCGGGTACGTCGCCGGAGGAGGGAAGCGATGA
- a CDS encoding ABC transporter ATP-binding protein: MITIQNVTKKFGRATAVEGVSLDIPAGDSVALWGGNGAGKTTLIRCVLGLIRCQGTVRVGGFDVRKQGKQARRLIGYVPQELGFYDDLGVADAVVFFARLKGLGRPDVTEVLGRVGLCGHERKRIRELSGGMKQRLALAVALLGDPPVLVLDEVTASLDACGREEFVSLLHQLSGRGRTMLFASHRVEEVTTLARRVAFLEDGRLGSVADAAAFMGHLGSGPVLHLTMAAGVRDRAMSVLSGSGFAPKLNGVGLLVPVMEEQKAAPFRVLADAEIKVEDFEVLSAAQMRRMEVHT, translated from the coding sequence ATGATCACGATTCAGAACGTCACGAAGAAGTTCGGTCGGGCCACCGCGGTGGAGGGCGTGAGCCTGGACATTCCGGCGGGGGACAGCGTGGCGCTGTGGGGCGGGAACGGCGCTGGAAAGACGACGCTGATCCGCTGCGTGCTGGGGCTGATCCGGTGCCAGGGCACGGTGAGGGTGGGCGGGTTCGACGTGCGCAAGCAGGGGAAGCAGGCGCGGCGGCTGATCGGGTATGTGCCGCAGGAGCTGGGGTTCTACGACGACCTGGGCGTGGCGGACGCTGTTGTGTTCTTCGCCAGGCTGAAGGGCTTGGGTCGGCCCGATGTGACGGAGGTGCTGGGGCGCGTGGGCCTGTGCGGGCACGAGCGCAAGCGGATCCGCGAGCTCTCCGGGGGCATGAAGCAGCGGCTGGCGCTGGCGGTGGCGCTGCTGGGGGACCCGCCCGTGCTGGTGCTTGACGAGGTGACGGCGAGCCTGGACGCGTGTGGGCGCGAGGAGTTCGTCTCGCTTCTGCACCAGCTCTCGGGGCGGGGCCGCACGATGCTGTTTGCTTCCCACAGGGTCGAGGAGGTCACGACGCTGGCGCGGCGGGTGGCGTTCCTCGAGGATGGACGTCTCGGCTCGGTCGCGGACGCCGCGGCCTTCATGGGGCACCTCGGCTCGGGGCCGGTGCTTCACCTCACCATGGCGGCGGGCGTTCGCGATCGGGCGATGTCGGTGCTGAGCGGGAGCGGGTTCGCGCCCAAGCTCAATGGGGTGGGGCTGCTGGTGCCGGTGATGGAGGAGCAGAAGGCGGCGCCCTTCCGGGTGCTGGCGGATGCGGAGATCAAGGTGGAGGACTTTGAGGTTCTCTCGGCGGCGCAGATGCGGCGGATGGAGGTGCACACATGA